In Ostrea edulis chromosome 4, xbOstEdul1.1, whole genome shotgun sequence, a single window of DNA contains:
- the LOC125672337 gene encoding prostaglandin E2 receptor EP4 subtype-like, giving the protein MLTWNASVNETTSNTTIDTVYNAMPVYLLFFFGVGGNIIALVVLLLTAKTHNWRPFYRFVCGLAMTDGGGVLASIPVSLSIYASHFRRELSPTLCDYEMFMLMFTLMSSAMIVCGMSFDRFFATFFPLQYNRPHKEIRTNIVLAVIWGLSALISSLPLFGLGSSRKYYPGSWCFLNYIETTIALNRIDAIIYATIGVIIVLATWAFNIAVIVYFICKRYAGESTWSEWKDVHVIIFLLAVVVLFTSCWFPLMVNILQHANFALPETAGKTELLLTRLSITNSVVDPWIYILLRREIYSSLLACVRRVYHTRRASHTTRDQSSGDKLENITLETK; this is encoded by the exons ATGTTGACCTGGAACGCCTCGGTTAATGAAACTACCTCCAACACCACAATAGATACAGTGTACAATGCGATGCCTGTATACTTACTGTTTTTCTTTGGAGTTGGTGGGAATATCATTGCCCTGGTGGTGTTATTACTGACAGCCAAAACACACAACTGGAGGCCATTCTACAGATTTGTGTGCGGATTAGCGATGACTGATGGCGGTGGTGTGCTTGCATCCATTCCCGTATCTCTCTCTATATACGCCTCTCATTTTAGGAGGGAATTGTCGCCAACTTTGTGCGACTATGAAATGTTTATGTTAATGTTTACGCTGATGTCGTCTGCAATGATAGTCTGCGGGATGTCATTTGACCGATTCTTTGCGACATTCTTTCCATTACAATACAACAGACCACACAAGGAAATTCGAACCAACATTGTACTGGCAGTAATATGGGGACTTTCGGCACTCATCAGCAGTTTACCTCTGTTTGGACTGGGTTCCAGTCGGAAATACTATCCGGGGTCATGGTGTTTTCTTAACTATATTGAAACAACAATCGCGTTGAACAGAATTGATGCCATCATTTATGCCACTATTGGTGTGATAATTGTCCTGGCAACGTGGGCCTTCAATATTGCTGTTATTGTCTACTTCATCTGCAAGAGATATGCAGGGGAATCCACGTGGAGCGAGTGGAAGGACGTGCATGTCATCATTTTCCTTCTGGCAGTCGTGGTCCTATTCACTTCTTGTTGGTTCCCATTAATG GTAAACATTCTGCAGCATGCCAACTTTGCACTTCCGGAGACGGCGGGTAAGACGGAGCTCCTGTTAACCAGACTGAGCATCACTAACTCCGTggtggacccctggatatacatccTCCTCAGAAGGGAGATCTACTCCTCCCTGCTGGCGTGTGTCAGACGCGTGTATCACACGAGGAGAGCAAGTCACACGACACGGGATCAGAGCTCTGGGGACAAATTAGAGAATATTACATTAGAAAcgaaataa
- the LOC125672338 gene encoding prostaglandin E2 receptor EP4 subtype-like: MSTLNTSTDGTIYTVSTLSSNAAVSNVVPAYLLFVFGVGGNIFALVVLLLTAKTHNWRPFYRFVCGLAITDGGGMLLSVPVSLSIYNSDLKKELPPALCDYQMFMYMFTLMSSAMIVCGMSFDRFLATFYPFLYNKPHKEIRTNIVLAVIWGLSALISSLPLFGLGSSRKFYPGTWCFLNFIETTIELNRIDAIIYASIGVIIVLATWAFNIAVIGYFIYKRYAGETTWSGWKDVHVIIFLLIVVALFTSCWFPLMVNILQHANFALPETAGKTELLLTRLSITNSVVDPWIYILLRREIYSSLMACVRRVYHRRRASHTTRAQSSGDKSENMTIETK; this comes from the exons ATGTCAACCTTAAACACATCAACTGATGGAACTATTTACACTGTATCAACTCTCTCCTCGAATGCCGCTGTGAGTAACGTGGTCCCAGCTTACTTACTGTTCGTCTTTGGAGTTGGTGGGAATATCTTTGCGCTGGTAGTGTTATTGCTGACAGCCAAAACACACAATTGGAGGCCATTTTACAGATTTGTCTGTGGACTGGCGATCACCGATGGCGGTGGTATGCTCCTCTCTGTCCCCGTGTCCCTGTCTATATACAACTCGGACTTGAAAAAGGAATTGCCGCCAGCTTTGTGTGATTATCaaatgttcatgtacatgtttacactCATGTCGTCGGCCATGATCGTCTGTGGAATGTCCTTTGATCGATTCCTCGCGACATTCTACCCTTTTCTTTACAACAAACCACACAAAGAAATTCGAACCAACATTGTACTGGCAGTGATATGGGGGCTTTCGGCACTCATCAGCAGTTTACCTTTGTTTGGACTTGGTTCAAGCCGAAAATTTTATCCTGGGACATGGTGTTTTCTAAACTTTATTGAAACAACAATAGAATTGAACAGAATTGACGCCATCATTTATGCCTCTATAGGTGTAATAATCGTCCTGGCAACGTGGGCCTTCAATATTGCTGTTATTGGCTACTTTATCTACAAGAGATATGCAGGGGAGACCACGTGGAGCGGGTGGAAGGACGTGCATGTCATCATTTTTCTTCTGATAGTAGTGGCTCTATTCACTTCCTGTTGGTTCCCGTTAATG GTAAACATTCTGCAGCATGCCAACTTTGCACTTCCGGAGACGGCGGGTAAGACGGAGCTCCTGTTAACCAGACTGAGCATCACTAACTCCGTggtggacccctggatatacatccTCCTCAGAAGGGAGATCTACTCCTCCCTAATGGCGTGTGTCAGACGCGTGTATCACAGGAGAAGAGCAAGTCACACGACTCGGGCTCAGAGTTCTGGGGACAAGTCAGAAAATATGACTATAGaaacaaaataa
- the LOC125672339 gene encoding prostaglandin E2 receptor EP4 subtype-like, whose translation MESNLTTPSPEWPSPAPASLLLVLGVVGNTLALTILCCSAKTHKWRPFYRFVCGLAITDGGGVFLSYPLVMVRYASNFQYDYPQAMCDYMAFILMFTILGSALIVCAMSLDRFLAILYPHVYNTPTKNRRAIIMILGIWIFSAFISSLHLMAGRRSLSFFPGSWCFLDFVHDTVVDRVLAFLYSLIGILILTTTAMLNMTVIVNVCRNIRQKRKKTKKKDVYIIGFLMLIVILFSTCITPLLINIFGHAVGTISGNGQFELVALRISVTNSIVDPWIYIVFRKSTVEFFQRKALKWGIVPRSLSSTDAPSSTKETSGTQESSHETSTI comes from the exons ATGGAAAGTAATCTGACAACACCTTCACCAGAGTGGCCCTCACCGGCCCCGGCTTCTCTTTTGCTAGTTCTGGGAGTTGTGGGCAATACCCTGGCTCTGACTATCCTCTGCTGTTCTGCCAAAACTCACAAATGGCGTCCATTCTACCGTTTTGTTTGTGGACTCGCCATTACGGATGGGGGCGGAGTGTTCCTGTCCTACCCCCTCGTCATGGTCCGATATGCCTCTAATTTCCAGTATGACTATCCGCAAGCAATGTGTGACTATATGgcatttattttgatgtttacAATTTTGGGCTCGGCACTAATCGTGTGCGCCATGTCTCTGGATCGGTTTCTAGCGATTCTTTATCCACATGTGTATAATACACCGACGAAAAACCGCAGAgctataataatgatattgggAATTTGGATTTTTTCAGCCTTCATATCGAGCCTCCATTTAATGGCCGGTCGAAGGAGCCTAAGTTTTTTCCCAGGCTCGTGGTGTTTTTTAGACTTTGTGCATGATACTGTGGTGGACAGGGTGCTAGCCTTTCTCTACTCGCTGATCGGGATTTTGATTCTAACTACCACTGCAATGTTGAACATGACAGTCATCGTAAACGTCTGTCGTAACATCCGACAGAAGAGGAAGAAGACCAAAAAGAAAGACGTATACATAATCGGTTTTCTCATGTTGATTGTCATCCTGttcagtacatgtattacgCCTCTTTTA ATAAACATCTTTGGCCATGCAGTCGGAACTATATCTGGAAATGGGCAGTTTGAACTGGTTGCGTTACGCATTTCCGTGACAAATTCAATCGTTGATCCTTGGATCTATATTGTGTTTCGGAAGAGTACGGTTGAATTTTTCCAGCGTAAGGCATTAAAATGGGGGATTGTTCCGCGGTCGCTTTCTAGTACTGATGCGCCATCCTCCACAAAGGAAACTAGTGGTACTCAAGAATCTTCCCACGAGACATCTACAATATAA